One Serratia liquefaciens genomic window, CGGCTTCGGCGGCCTTTTGGCGATCAAATCGGCAAAAGTGTGAGTTTTAGCGCGCCGCCGCCGCCTTGCTTTCCTCGACTCGCTCCGCTTGCGCCGCTATAATGTCGCGTCTTATTTTTCCGGAATGGTTTCGGGACGCTTCTGTCATCAGGAAACTCGGTTCTGTAATGTAGCCGTCCTGGTTCTTGGAACGGAGTTGACCGAGCACTGTGATTTTTTTGAGGTAACAAGATGCAAGTTTCAGTAGAAACCACTCAAGGCCTTGGGCGCCGTCTCTCTATTACTGTACCCGCTGATACTATCAAGCAGGCTATTAAAAAAGAGCTGATCAACGCGGCAAAAAGCGTTCGTATCGATGGCTTCCGTAAAGGCCATGTACCGATGAACATCGTTGAGCAACGTTATGGCGCTTCCGTTCGCCAGGACGTGCTGGGCGAAGCGATGCAACGCAGCTTTGTTGATGCGATCATCAAAGAAAAGATCAATCCGGCTGGCGCACCAAACTACGTGCCGGGCGAGTACAAAGAAGGTGAAGACTTCACTTTCGCGGTTGAATTCGAAGTGTATCCGGAAGTTGAGCTGAAAGGCCTGGATGGCATCGAAGTTGAGAAGCCGGTTGTTGAAGTTAACGACGCCGACGTTGACACCATGCTGGACACCCTGCGCAAGCAGCAGGCGACCTGGAAAGACAGCGATCGTGCAGCGCAAGCTGAAGACCGCGTAACCGTAGATTTCTCCGGTTCTATCGATGGCGAAGAGTTTGAAGGCGGCAAAGCCTCTGACTTCGTTCTGGCGATGGGCCAGGGCCGCATGATCCCAGGCTTCGAAGAAGGTCTGGTCGGTCATAAAGCCGGTGAAGAATTCACTATCGACGTTAACTTCCCGGAAGATTACCACGCTGAAAACCTGAAGGGCAAAGCGGCTAAGTTCGCTATCGTTCTGAAGAAAGTGGAAGAGCGTGAGCTGCCAGAGCTGACTGAAGAATTCATCAAACGTTTCGGCGTGGCTGATGGTTCTATCGAAGGCCTGCGTGCTGAAGTGCGTAA contains:
- the tig gene encoding trigger factor, with the protein product MQVSVETTQGLGRRLSITVPADTIKQAIKKELINAAKSVRIDGFRKGHVPMNIVEQRYGASVRQDVLGEAMQRSFVDAIIKEKINPAGAPNYVPGEYKEGEDFTFAVEFEVYPEVELKGLDGIEVEKPVVEVNDADVDTMLDTLRKQQATWKDSDRAAQAEDRVTVDFSGSIDGEEFEGGKASDFVLAMGQGRMIPGFEEGLVGHKAGEEFTIDVNFPEDYHAENLKGKAAKFAIVLKKVEERELPELTEEFIKRFGVADGSIEGLRAEVRKNMERELKGAVRNRIKTQAIDGLVSANEIDVPAALIDGEVDVLRRQAAQRFGGNEKQALELPRELFEEQAKRRVVVGLLLGEVISTNDLKADEDRVKTLIEEMASAYEDPSEVVEFYSKNKELMNNMRNVALEEQAVEALLAKAKVTEKATTFSELMNQTQQA